The following coding sequences are from one Eptesicus fuscus isolate TK198812 chromosome 7, DD_ASM_mEF_20220401, whole genome shotgun sequence window:
- the LRRC10 gene encoding leucine-rich repeat-containing protein 10, with the protein MGNTVRALVAFIPADRCQNFVVRDLREMPLDKMVDLSGSQLRRLPVHVCSFRELVKLYLSDNHLSSLPLELGQLQNLQILALDFNNFKALPQVVCTLKQLCILYLGNNKLCDLPSELSLLQNLRTLWVEANCLTQLPDVVCELSLLKTLHAGSNALRLLPGQLRRLRELRTIWLSGNLLSDFPPVLLHMPFLEVIDVDRNNICYFPSLAHLSSLKLVIYDHNPCRNAPKVAKGVRRVGRWAEETPEPDHRKARRYALAEGSQEAPAPPPPLPPTNS; encoded by the coding sequence ATGGGGAACACCGTCAGGGCCCTCGTGGCCTTCATCCCTGCTGACCGCTGCCAGAACTTCGTGGTCAGAGACCTCCGGGAGATGCCGCTGGACAAGATGGTGGATCTGAGTGGGAGCCAGCTCCGCCGCCTCCCGGTGCACGTGTGCTCCTTCCGGGAGCTGGTCAAGCTCTACCTGAGCGACAACCACCTCAGCAGCCTGCCTCTGGAGCTGGGGCAGCTACAGAACCTGCAGATCCTGGCCCTGGATTTCAACAACTTCAAGGCGCTGCCCCAGGTGGTGTGCACTTTGAAACAGCTCTGCATCCTCTACCTGGGCAACAACAAGCTCTGCGATCTCCCCAGTGAACTGAGCCTGCTCCAGAACCTGCGGACCCTGTGGGTCGAGGCCAACTGCCTCACCCAGCTGCCAGATGTGGTCTGTGAGCTCAGCCTCCTGAAGACTCTGCATGCCGGCTCCAACGCCCTGCGTCTGCTGCCAGGCCAGCTGCGGCGCCTCCGGGAGCTGAGAACCATCTGGCTCTCGGGCAACCTGCTGAGCGATTTCCCCCCGGTGTTGCTTCACATGCCCTTCCTGGAGGTGATCGATGTGGACCGGAACAACATCTGCTacttccccagcctggcccaccTGTCAAGTCTGAAGCTGGTTATCTATGACCACAATCCCTGCAGGAATGCCCCCAAGGTGGCCAAAGGCGTGCGCCGCGTGGGAAGATGGGCAGAGGAGACACCAGAGCCTGACCACAGGAAAGCCAGGCGCTATGCTTTGGCTGAGGGAAGCCAGGAGGCACccgccccacctcctccacttcctcctacCAACTCCTGA